CACGAGGTGAAGCCCACCCGCAAAGCGCAAAAGGGTTGCCACCTCCGCTTTACGCGCACTTACGCGCGTCACGTCGAGATGGGAGAGCTCCTCCTTGACATCGGCAGTCAGGGCCATTTCAGTCCTTCCGTGGGTGGGTGAAAACGCCATTAAACACGTCGCGATACGCGGTCGCGAGTCGAAGTGGATCGTGTGTGGGGGTTCCATCGCCGGTCGACACCATGCGCATGAGAACGTCAATTCCACGTTCGTGAGCGACGCTCGTCAGTGCTTTCCCGCCGTCTCGTTCGGCGGAAGGGTCGGCAATGAGGGCGTCGAACGCGAGGCCTGGCGCCGCATCACACACGATGTTCAGGAGGTCAACCCCGGTGAGTCCGACGGTTTCCGAGCGCCCCGCCGCAAGATTCATCGTGAGAATTTTCCGTGCTTTCGTATGCTCGATCGCCTCGCGCAATTCGGGGATTTTCACGTGCGGGAGAACCGAGGTGTACCAACTGCCGGGGCCGATCACGAGCCAATCGGCCTCATCGATGGAATCAAGGACCTCGCGTGCGATGGCGGGCTCGGGCGGGATCACGCGCAAGGTTTCGACGTGGCCGGTGGTCGCGGCAACATCCGCCTGTCCACGGATTGTCCGTGTCCCCTCCCCCGGGAACGACACGAGAGCTTCAATGTCGAGAGGCTCGAGCGCCATGGGCAGCACACGCCCAGAGGTGCCGAGGAGCTCGCCCACGTAGTCGAGCGCGGCGATAGGGTCGTCCAGGAGCTGCCAAAGGGCAACGATGAGGAAGTTGCCGAGAGAGTGGCCATCCATGTCGCCCTCGGAGGTGAAGCGATGCTGTACGACATCGCGCCATGTCACTCCCCATTCCGAATCTTCACACAGGGCGGACAGCGCCATGCGGAGGTCCCCGGGCGGAAGGATCGGCATTTCAGCTCGGAGCCTGCCCGAAGAGCCTCCGTTATCGGCGACCGTGACGACGGCGGTGAGGTCGCGCGTGAGGTGTCGAAGCGCATTGAGGCTTGCCGAAAGGCCGTGCCCACCGCCGAAGGCCACGACTTTGGGCCCACGTGTGCGGCTGCGAAGAGGCGTGGGCATGAGTGAGGACGTACGCCTCGGAACATTCGCACTCACGGTCATTACTCCCGGCCGAGGTCGCGGTGGCGCACGCGCACGGGGTAGCCGAGCTTGCGAAGTTCATCCCCAACGGTTTCCGCGACTGCGACGGAGCGATGTTTTCCACCGGTGCATCCGATCGCGACAGCCGCAAATTGTTTGTTTTCCTCACGATACCCACGAAGGACGGGAATGAGCATGTCGACGTAGCGGGCGATGAACTCTTGCGCGTTGGCCTGTTCAAGAACGTAATCCGCGACCTCTTTATCGATGCCGCGCTTGTCGCGAAGCTCCGGGACCCAGTACGGGTTCGGGAGGAAGCGCACGTCGGCAACGTAATCCGATTCAATGGGAATTCCGTACTTGAAGCCGAAACTAAGAACGTTAACGGTAACGGTGTGGTCGTCACCTTCGCCAAACTCTTTGCGCATGCGCATCGAGAGCTGATGGACGTTAAGAGGCGAGGTGTCGATGACGATGTCAGCCATGCGACGAAGCGGGGCAAGCTGCTCACGCTCACGGCGGATGCCTTCGAGCACTCCCTCCTCTCCCTGAAGAGGGTGAGGGCGGCGCACCGAGTCGAAGCGGCGCACGAGGGTATTTTGGTCGGCACTCAAGAAAACGAGGCGCGTGCGGACTTCTTGCTCACGCAGATCCTGAATCACCTCGGGCAAATCGTTGAAGAACGGGCCCGAACGAGGATCGGTGACGACCGCAAAGCGATTGGCGCGACCTACAGCCTGCGACTGAAGATCGAAAAGCGTGCGAATCAACTGTGGCGCAATGTTGTAGACGACGTACCAGCCCATGTCTTCAAGGGCGTGTGCGGCGGTTTCACGCCCCGCTCCGGCAAGTCCCGTGATGATGACAATTTCCGGAGACACACCGCTTTGGTCCGACGCCTGCTGAGCCTCGGCGTCGCTCAGGTCTTTCGTGTGATCACTCAAGAATCTCTCCCGTCGTCATGTTTACCGCAGGGGCCCGCTCTTCGGATTGTAGTGTGCCGTGGATCGTTGCCGCGAGTGAAGGGCCAATCCCGGGAACACTCTCGAGATCCTCGACGCGGGCCTTACGAATAGCGTCGACCGTGGTGAACCGGTCGAGGAGGGCCCTGCGTCGGCTCGGTCCGAGGCCCGGAATTTCGTCAAGCACGCTCTCGTGCATGGAGCGTCCTCGCTTTGATCGGTGGAAGGTGATCGCGAATCGGTGTGCTTCGTCGCGAAGGCGTTGGATCAAAAAGAGTGCCTCGGAGGTGCGCGGGAGAATGAGGGGGTAGTCGTCATCGGGCACCCATACCTCTTCGAGGCGCTTCGCGATGCCAATGAGGGCAATGTCGCTGATGCCCATCTCCTCCATGACGCGTTTCGCAGCGTTGACCTGTGGGAGACCGCCGTCCACGATCATGAGATTAGGCGGGTACGCGAAGCGCGTTGCGGAGGGGTCAACAGCCTCGCCGCTCGCGCGGGCTTCCTTGTGTTCGAGGTGGTGGCGAAGCCGGCGCCGAATCACATCCTCGATGCTCGCGGTATCGTCCCTTGCAGCATCGCCCGAGATTGAGAACCGTCGGTATTCGCTCTTGCGCGGGAGGCCGTCTTCGAACACGACCATCGATCCCACGACGTTCGTGCCTTGCGAGTGGGAGATATCGAAGCATTCGATGCGCAGCGGGGCGTCGTCCATACCGAGCGCTTCACCAAGTTCTTCGAGCGCTTTAGAGCGCGCAGTGAGGTCCCCCGTGCGGCGGAGCTTGCCAAGCCTCATCGCTTCCTTCGCATTAGCGCTCACCGTCTCGAGAAGAGCTTTCTTTTCGCCCCGCTGGGGCACCCGTATATCGATGCTTTGACGGTCAAGGAGCGCGCGAATCTCATCGGGTCGGGACGGCATGTGTGTCACGAGAATCTCGTGAGGAGGCTTCGTGTCGGTACCTTGATACAACTGGGTGAGAGCGCGCTCCATAAGCTCCGCGGGACCCGAATCATCGAGCAGCTCGGCAACCCACCCGCGCTGGCCGCGAATACGCCCCCCGCGCACGTGGAACACCTGCACGCTGGCTTCAAGCTCATCGAGTTCGAGAGCAACAAGATCCGCATCGGTCGCGTCCGACAGCACGACCGAGTTTTTCTCCATGACCTTCTCCAGGGCGGCGAGATCATCGCGGTATCGGGCTGCGGCCTCGTAGTCCATCTCGGCCGCAGCGGCTTTCATTTTGGCGCGTCGATCCCTCACGAAAGCGCCCGTATTGCCGTCCATAAAGGCGACGAGGTTCTCGGCAAGTTCGCGATGCTCGTCAAGGCTCACGTTGCCCACGCACGGCGCCGCGCACTTCCCGATGAAACCGAGAAGGCACGGGCGGCCCGAGCGTTCCGCGCGGTTATAGACGCCCTGAGTGCACGTTCTTACGGGGAATACTCGCAAGAGGAGATCGAGCGTTTCGCGGATGGCCCACACGTGAGCGTACGGTCCGAACGAGCGATCGGATTTGTGGCGTTCTTTGCGCGTGATCATCGCCCGTGGAACCTTGTTGCCCATCGTCACGACGAGGAACGGGTAGGACTTATCGTCGCGGAACTTGACGTTAAAGCGCGGGTCGAATTCTTTGATCCACGTGTACTCGAGCGTGAGCGCCTCGACGTCGCTAGTCACGACCGTCCACCGCACCTGGCTCGCGGTCGTCACCATTTTTTGGGTGCGCGGGTGAAGATGCGTGAGGTCCTGAAAGTAATTGCTCAGACGCTGGCGAAGGTTCTTGGCCTTCCCCACGTAGATGACCCTCGAATCGGGATCGAGGAATCGATAAACGCCGGGATCCGTCGGAATAGACCCCGGCGCCGGACGGTACGTCGCCGGGTCAGCCATTACAAAAGATCCCTGAGGAACTGCCCGGTGAAGGACTCCTCGACCTTGGCGACTTGCTCGGGCGTCCCCGTGGCGATCACGCGACCACCACCGCTACCGCCTTCTGGACCGAGGTCGATGAGGTAGTCGGCGCTCTTGATGACGTCGAGATTGTGCTCGATGACGACCACGGAGTTCCCCTTGTCCACAAGTCCCTGGAGCACCGCAAGAAGCTTCTTGATGTCCTCGAAATGGAGACCTGTAGTCGGCTCGTCAAGCACGTAAATCGTGCGGCCCTTCGAGCGCTTATGAAGTTCCGCCGCGAGCTTCACGCGCTGCGCCTCACCACCCGAGAGCGTGGTGGCGGACTGCCCGAGTCGCACGTAGCCGAGCCCCACTTCCACGAGGGTCGCAAGCTGACGATGGATGGCAGGAACCGCTTCGAAGAACTCGACGGCTTCGGCGATGGGCATGTCGAGTACCTCAGCGACGTTCTTGCCCTTGAAATGCACCTGGAGGGTCTCGGAGTTGTAGCGGGCCCCGTGACACACTTCGCACTTCACATAGACGTCCGGAAGGAAGTTCATTTCGATCTTGATCGTGCCGTCGCCGGCGCAGTTTTCGCAGCGCCCTCCCTTGACGTTAAAGGAGAAGCGCCCCGCCTTATAGCCGCGAACCTTCGCCTCGGCCGTCTGCGCAAAGAGCGTTCGAATGCGATCCCACACGCCCGTATACGTGGCGGGGTTCGAGCGGGGCGTGCGACCAATCGGCGATTGGTCGACGTGCACGACCTTGTCGAGGTTCTCAAGTCCCTCCACTCGCGTGTGACGGCCAGGAACGACGCGTGCACGATTGAGGTTTTTGGCGAGCACACGGTAGAGGATGTCGTTGACGAGCGTGGACTTCCCCGAACCGGAGACGCCCGTGACCGCGGTGAAAAGACCGAGGGGGACGGTGACGTTCACTCCCTGAAGATTGTTTTCCCGCGCGTTCACCACTTTGAGCACGCGACCGCGATCCACCTTGCGTCGTTCCTTCGGCACCTCGATCGCACGCTCACCGCTCAGGTACTGACCGGTGATCGATCGCGGTTCCTCAAGGAGCCCTTCGTAGGCCCCCGAGTACACCACTTCGCCACCGTATTCGCCTGCTTTGGGGCCGATGTCCACGATCCAGTCGGCTGTGCGAAGAGTATCCTCGTCGTGTTCCACCACGATGAGAGTATTGCCAAGATCGCGCAGCCTCACGAGGGTGTGGATGAGACGCTGGTTATCACGCTGGTGCAAGCCGATCGACGGCTCGTCGAGAACGTACAGCACGCCCACAAGCCCCGATCCGATTTGGGTCGCAAGACGGATACGCTGGGCTTCGCCGCCGGAAAGGGTTCCCGCAGCGCGCGAGAGGTTGAGATAGTTGAGGCCAACGTCCACGAGGAACCCGAGGCGTGCGTGAATCTCGCGGAGGATCTCCTCGGCGATCGTCAGATCGCGCTCGGAGAATTCGACCTCCTCGAGAAACTTCTTTGCTTCGCCAATGGGGAGATCAGAGAATTCCGCAATTGACTTTCCCCCAACGGTAATGGCGAGAACCTCAGGCCTCAGCCTGCGGCCCTGGCACACGGGGCAGGGAGCGTTCCTCATGAACTGCTCATAACGCTCGCGAGCCCAATCGGATTCCGTGTCCTCGTGCCTCCGCTTGAGGTAGTGCATGACGCCCTCGAAGCCCGTCGAGTATCGGCGTTCACGCCCGAAGCGATTGCGGTAACGCACGTGAACTTTGAAGTGATGGCCGTTGAGCAGAGCGTCCCTCGCTTCGCGAGAAAGATCCTTCCACGGCGTATCCATGGAAAATCCAAGCTCGCCGGCGAGTGCGCTCATCACCTGCTGATGATGATCAGCGCTGCCGAGTGTCCACGGCGCAATTGCCCCTTCCGCAAGCGTCGCCGATTCATCGGGAACCACAAGTTCGGGGTCAATCTCGAGCCTCGTCCCAATGCCCGCGCACTCCGGGCACGCGCCGTAAGGAGCGTTAAACGAAAAGGATCGAGGTTCGATTTCTTCGAGCTCAAGCGGATGTTCATTGGGGCAGGCCCGCTTCTCGGAGAACCGACGAATACGCTCGGGGGAGCCTTCCTCTTCATCGACGAAGTCGGCGACCACCACACCGCCCGAAAGTCGGGTCGCAGTTTCCACCGAATCGGTCAGGCGCGTCCGTGAGCCGTCCTTGACGGCGAGGCGATCAACGATGACCTCAATCGTGTGCTTCTTCGTTTTCGCGAGCGAAATCTCGCTCGAAAGGCGCGTGACCTCGCCGTCGATGCGCGCGCGAGAAAAACCCTGCGACTGAAGTGAGCTCAAAAGGTCGGAGTGCTCGCCCTTACGCCCCTTCACCACTGGTGCGAGCAACTGGAAGCGCGTTCCTTCAGGGTAAGCGAGGAGAGCGTCGACCATTTGCTCCGCACTTTGCGAGGAAATCTCTGCTCCACACGTAGGGCAGTGCTGGATCCCCGTGCGCGCAAAAAGGAGGCGCAAGTAGTCGTGAATCTCCGTGATTGTGCCGACCGTGGAGCGGGGGTTGCGGTTGGTCGATTTCTGGTCGATCGACACGGCGGGCGAAAGCCCCTCAATGAACTCCACTTTCGGTTTGTCCATCTGCCCGAGGAACTGCCGCGCATAGCTCGAAAGCGATTCGACGTATCGGCGCTGCCCCTCCGCGAAGATGGTGTCGAACGCGAGGGAGGATTTCCCCGATCCCGAAAGTCCCGAAAAGACCACGAGCGCATTGCGGGGGATCTCGAGGTCGATGTTCTTGAGGTTATGTTCGCGCGCACCGCGCACAATCAATGCTTCACTCACCCTCACAATTCTAGGAGTCGGCTCTGAAAAGCGAAGGGCGCCGCCGTAGCATGGTGAGCATGAGCACCCTCAGAAAGCAGTACACGGGAAGCGTGACGGTCGGCGGAGAAAGCGACGTGCGCACCCTCGGTTCACTTGTGATTCGCAAGGCCTCCGTCGGCCCGCTCGACAATAATGCCTACCTGCTCACGTGCAGAGTTTCCGGCGCGCAATTGCTCATCGATGCAGCTGCCGACGCCCCGCGCCTCATGCGCCTCATTCGGGAGGGCTCCCCCACCTCACGCCTCGATTCGATCCTCACGACCCACTCCCACCACGACCATGTGGGCGCCCTGGCCCAGATCCGCGCGGCGACTCAGGCAAAAACCTTTGCCGGGGCGAAAGACGCTCCGGAGATCCCCACCCCCACCGATGTGCCGCTCTCGAACGGCGACACGATCAGGGTGGGCGTGAACGACCTCGAGATCGTCAGCCTTCGAGGCCACACGCCGGGTTCCATCGCGGTCATCTATTGGGGGCAGGCCGACGGTACCCACGTGTTCACCGGAGACTCCCTCTTTCCCGGGGGTGTCGGCGCGACACAGGGAGATTCGGAGCGCTTCACATCGCTCATCAACGACGTTGATACGCGACTCTTCCAAGTGCTGCCCGACGAAACCTGGGTATACCCGGGCCACGGTGAGGACACGACGATCGGTGCCGAGCGCCCCCATCTTGACGAGTGGCGCGAGCGCGGCTGGTAGCGAAAGTGCTCAGGCAGCCTCGGGGGCGAGCTGGAAACGGCCCGTGAGGCTCACCGAATCGATCTGATTCGCAAAGATCGCAAAGCGTGCCTGGGCCTGAGTCGCCTCCGCGGGCACGTCAAGCTTTTCGCATGAAAGCGCGTGCACGGTGTGGATGTAGCGATGCACACGGCCCTCGGGCGGGCATGGGCCACCGTAGCCCTCATATCCGTAATCGTTCACCCACTCGCGCGCGCTGCCTGGAAGGTCTTCACCTTCCCCGATGCTCGCGACGCTCGCGGGAATATCGAAAGCGATCCAATGCCAGAATCCCGAGCCGGTCGGGGCATCTGGATCGAAGACGGTGAGCGCGAAAGATTGCGTGCCCTCCGGTGCCTCCGACCATGAGAGATCGGGGTGAATGTTTTTCCCGTGTGCGGCGTTCTCGGCAAAGCGAACGGGAATGGCCTCGCCCTCGGCGAAGGCGTCGGTGTGAATACGCATGGCGGTGTCTCCTTGCAAGCGATCGAAAACGGAATAACCGAGCGGCGCTGCACGGAGTGATCCGGCAATGCTACTCGGTTATGCGTTCATCGCGATCTAAGCACCCGTGAACTGCCGCAATTCCCTTTTGAGCTCCGTCACTTCGTCACGAATACGCGCGGCTACCTCGAACTGGAGGTTCTCGGCCGCCGCATGCATGTTCGCGGTCAGTTCCTCGATCATCTCGCGCAACGCTTTTTCAGGGTTATCCCCCAGGTCAAGGGCACGATTACCCGTCGTGCCTCCGCGCTCGGGCGAGCTCGAGCCCTTCATTCGCTCCTTGCCCTTGCGGTAGTCAGTCGCCAGCAGCGATTCGGTGTCGATATCCTCACGCGCGAGCATGTCTGTGACATCCGCAATTTTTTTGCGCAAAGGCTGCGGATCGATCCCGTTCT
The window above is part of the Dermabacter vaginalis genome. Proteins encoded here:
- a CDS encoding uridine diphosphate-N-acetylglucosamine-binding protein YvcK; amino-acid sequence: MTVSANVPRRTSSLMPTPLRSRTRGPKVVAFGGGHGLSASLNALRHLTRDLTAVVTVADNGGSSGRLRAEMPILPPGDLRMALSALCEDSEWGVTWRDVVQHRFTSEGDMDGHSLGNFLIVALWQLLDDPIAALDYVGELLGTSGRVLPMALEPLDIEALVSFPGEGTRTIRGQADVAATTGHVETLRVIPPEPAIAREVLDSIDEADWLVIGPGSWYTSVLPHVKIPELREAIEHTKARKILTMNLAAGRSETVGLTGVDLLNIVCDAAPGLAFDALIADPSAERDGGKALTSVAHERGIDVLMRMVSTGDGTPTHDPLRLATAYRDVFNGVFTHPRKD
- the rapZ gene encoding RNase adapter RapZ, with protein sequence MSDAEAQQASDQSGVSPEIVIITGLAGAGRETAAHALEDMGWYVVYNIAPQLIRTLFDLQSQAVGRANRFAVVTDPRSGPFFNDLPEVIQDLREQEVRTRLVFLSADQNTLVRRFDSVRRPHPLQGEEGVLEGIRREREQLAPLRRMADIVIDTSPLNVHQLSMRMRKEFGEGDDHTVTVNVLSFGFKYGIPIESDYVADVRFLPNPYWVPELRDKRGIDKEVADYVLEQANAQEFIARYVDMLIPVLRGYREENKQFAAVAIGCTGGKHRSVAVAETVGDELRKLGYPVRVRHRDLGRE
- the uvrC gene encoding excinuclease ABC subunit UvrC, which produces MADPATYRPAPGSIPTDPGVYRFLDPDSRVIYVGKAKNLRQRLSNYFQDLTHLHPRTQKMVTTASQVRWTVVTSDVEALTLEYTWIKEFDPRFNVKFRDDKSYPFLVVTMGNKVPRAMITRKERHKSDRSFGPYAHVWAIRETLDLLLRVFPVRTCTQGVYNRAERSGRPCLLGFIGKCAAPCVGNVSLDEHRELAENLVAFMDGNTGAFVRDRRAKMKAAAAEMDYEAAARYRDDLAALEKVMEKNSVVLSDATDADLVALELDELEASVQVFHVRGGRIRGQRGWVAELLDDSGPAELMERALTQLYQGTDTKPPHEILVTHMPSRPDEIRALLDRQSIDIRVPQRGEKKALLETVSANAKEAMRLGKLRRTGDLTARSKALEELGEALGMDDAPLRIECFDISHSQGTNVVGSMVVFEDGLPRKSEYRRFSISGDAARDDTASIEDVIRRRLRHHLEHKEARASGEAVDPSATRFAYPPNLMIVDGGLPQVNAAKRVMEEMGISDIALIGIAKRLEEVWVPDDDYPLILPRTSEALFLIQRLRDEAHRFAITFHRSKRGRSMHESVLDEIPGLGPSRRRALLDRFTTVDAIRKARVEDLESVPGIGPSLAATIHGTLQSEERAPAVNMTTGEILE
- the uvrA gene encoding excinuclease ABC subunit UvrA, producing MSEALIVRGAREHNLKNIDLEIPRNALVVFSGLSGSGKSSLAFDTIFAEGQRRYVESLSSYARQFLGQMDKPKVEFIEGLSPAVSIDQKSTNRNPRSTVGTITEIHDYLRLLFARTGIQHCPTCGAEISSQSAEQMVDALLAYPEGTRFQLLAPVVKGRKGEHSDLLSSLQSQGFSRARIDGEVTRLSSEISLAKTKKHTIEVIVDRLAVKDGSRTRLTDSVETATRLSGGVVVADFVDEEEGSPERIRRFSEKRACPNEHPLELEEIEPRSFSFNAPYGACPECAGIGTRLEIDPELVVPDESATLAEGAIAPWTLGSADHHQQVMSALAGELGFSMDTPWKDLSREARDALLNGHHFKVHVRYRNRFGRERRYSTGFEGVMHYLKRRHEDTESDWARERYEQFMRNAPCPVCQGRRLRPEVLAITVGGKSIAEFSDLPIGEAKKFLEEVEFSERDLTIAEEILREIHARLGFLVDVGLNYLNLSRAAGTLSGGEAQRIRLATQIGSGLVGVLYVLDEPSIGLHQRDNQRLIHTLVRLRDLGNTLIVVEHDEDTLRTADWIVDIGPKAGEYGGEVVYSGAYEGLLEEPRSITGQYLSGERAIEVPKERRKVDRGRVLKVVNARENNLQGVNVTVPLGLFTAVTGVSGSGKSTLVNDILYRVLAKNLNRARVVPGRHTRVEGLENLDKVVHVDQSPIGRTPRSNPATYTGVWDRIRTLFAQTAEAKVRGYKAGRFSFNVKGGRCENCAGDGTIKIEMNFLPDVYVKCEVCHGARYNSETLQVHFKGKNVAEVLDMPIAEAVEFFEAVPAIHRQLATLVEVGLGYVRLGQSATTLSGGEAQRVKLAAELHKRSKGRTIYVLDEPTTGLHFEDIKKLLAVLQGLVDKGNSVVVIEHNLDVIKSADYLIDLGPEGGSGGGRVIATGTPEQVAKVEESFTGQFLRDLL
- a CDS encoding MBL fold metallo-hydrolase; the protein is MVSMSTLRKQYTGSVTVGGESDVRTLGSLVIRKASVGPLDNNAYLLTCRVSGAQLLIDAAADAPRLMRLIREGSPTSRLDSILTTHSHHDHVGALAQIRAATQAKTFAGAKDAPEIPTPTDVPLSNGDTIRVGVNDLEIVSLRGHTPGSIAVIYWGQADGTHVFTGDSLFPGGVGATQGDSERFTSLINDVDTRLFQVLPDETWVYPGHGEDTTIGAERPHLDEWRERGW
- a CDS encoding YbhB/YbcL family Raf kinase inhibitor-like protein, producing the protein MRIHTDAFAEGEAIPVRFAENAAHGKNIHPDLSWSEAPEGTQSFALTVFDPDAPTGSGFWHWIAFDIPASVASIGEGEDLPGSAREWVNDYGYEGYGGPCPPEGRVHRYIHTVHALSCEKLDVPAEATQAQARFAIFANQIDSVSLTGRFQLAPEAA